From Candidatus Cloacimonadota bacterium, a single genomic window includes:
- a CDS encoding T9SS type A sorting domain-containing protein, which yields MKKIALLMVFCLVLFSSIAYAKQYNDSWGDHGFSILRQNSSDLSLNFSIQEYFTTDTEVDGETLQTIHIPGVFLPNNEGAPDLPGMSRYIAIPEGASVTFEIVDYRTEVVPSMDIAPAPRIPLDTEDGPLDYHKDLQIYSKDEFYPAQPVVISDVRQIRGVDVVIVGITPFQYNPITKEMVVYRDLQIDLKFNGGNGQYGEDRLRSRWWDPIYAQSILNYDVIPEKDYSNTSSKDNGCEYLIIIPDHPDFITWADTVKSFRQKQGIVTKVVTLSDIGSNSTSALENYFNTAYNTWDPAPSAVLLLADYGTEGPTGTSIISPSFGSCVSDNVYADVDGDDLPDIHFARITARNYSELEVTISKFLDNETDPPTNPDFYDHPVTALGWQTERWFQICSETVGGFWSNILGKNQVRINAIYSGNPNGGVWSTATNTATVLAYFGPAGLGYIPTDPSTLGGWTGGNATMVNNAINSGAFMLQHRDHGGTSGWGEPDYGNSDLGGLYNDDLVYVFSINCLTGKFNNSSECFAEAMHRYEHRALGIIAASETSYSFVNDTYVWGMYDLMWPQFMPDYGASPTNSDWIYPCMGNSAGKIFLEGSSWPYNTSNKQITYYLFHHHGDAFLTVYSEIPQNLAVTHDAAMLSGMTTFNVSANLGAEIALSVDDEIIGTGIGMGLSPTPISIESQLPGVNVLVTVVKQNYYRYEQIVNVIPPSGPYIIYESHSINDAGANDNGVIDYGEDILLGLTLKNVGVQAADNVIATLSTADDCINFTDNSENFGTIGADQSSTMTDAYEFTVSNSVEDQHYVLLDVSVEGDPGVKETWDTSFGIVINAPHFVVGSLSINDSGGNNNGRLDPGETVTITVEATNDGHAMSPDATGTLVSNNGYVDITTGTYDFGTFNVNQPKTALFELTVDNDAPTGASIPLEFNVTGGNYSATEMFYEYIGLSIEDFETGDFSAYNWVMGGDADWTIDETNAYEGNYCARSGAIGNNSETELSLTIDTNAGDISFFRRVSSENNYDYLEFYIDGALQGEWAGEASWGEVSYPVSAGTHTFKWVYDKDYTQTGGQDCAWIDYITFPPVLSPFPVFYLSPGSLDFGQVEVGHDSTRQFTIYNLGSGTLTGYISTPTCYSVAETGTTPRRNQLDYSIGMGGSQTYDLTFLPQNAQNYDGEVMIQINPFSFDILEVFGTGVPEIGVDDNTFFERTEILGSFPNPAKGSAVIQYHLKGSILNQNAEIKIYNIHGEYVKTVNGTSGKAYIDTSDMATGIYFYKLVNQNLDEVKKMILVK from the coding sequence ATGAAAAAGATAGCACTTTTAATGGTTTTTTGCCTCGTGCTTTTTTCCTCGATTGCATATGCAAAACAGTATAATGACAGTTGGGGAGATCACGGATTTAGCATTCTTCGGCAAAATTCCTCCGATCTTTCACTGAACTTTTCCATTCAGGAATATTTTACCACTGATACGGAAGTTGACGGTGAAACGCTTCAAACCATTCACATTCCCGGTGTTTTCCTTCCAAATAATGAAGGTGCACCAGACCTTCCAGGCATGAGCAGATACATCGCTATTCCGGAAGGAGCTTCTGTTACGTTTGAAATAGTTGATTATCGAACAGAAGTTGTTCCCAGCATGGATATCGCACCAGCACCCCGTATTCCACTCGATACTGAAGACGGTCCACTCGATTATCACAAAGACTTGCAGATATACTCAAAAGATGAGTTTTATCCTGCACAACCAGTTGTAATCTCTGACGTCAGACAGATTCGCGGCGTTGATGTTGTTATCGTTGGAATCACGCCATTCCAGTACAATCCTATTACAAAAGAGATGGTCGTGTATCGCGACTTGCAGATCGACCTCAAATTTAACGGCGGTAATGGACAGTACGGTGAAGACAGACTTCGCAGCAGATGGTGGGATCCGATTTATGCCCAATCAATCCTCAACTATGACGTAATTCCTGAAAAAGATTATTCAAATACTTCATCGAAAGATAACGGATGTGAATATCTTATTATTATACCAGATCATCCTGACTTCATCACATGGGCAGATACAGTTAAAAGCTTCCGCCAAAAACAGGGTATCGTTACAAAAGTAGTTACCCTTTCAGACATCGGCAGCAACTCAACATCTGCATTGGAAAATTACTTCAATACTGCATACAACACATGGGATCCTGCTCCATCAGCAGTTCTCTTATTGGCAGATTACGGCACAGAAGGTCCTACAGGTACGAGTATCATCTCTCCTTCCTTCGGCAGCTGCGTTTCAGATAACGTTTATGCTGATGTTGATGGTGATGATCTTCCTGATATCCACTTTGCTCGTATTACTGCTCGTAACTACAGCGAACTTGAAGTTACGATCTCAAAGTTCTTAGATAATGAAACCGATCCCCCTACAAATCCTGATTTTTATGATCATCCAGTCACCGCCCTTGGCTGGCAGACTGAACGCTGGTTCCAAATCTGCTCAGAAACTGTAGGCGGTTTCTGGTCAAATATACTTGGAAAAAACCAGGTCAGAATAAATGCCATTTATAGCGGTAATCCAAATGGTGGTGTATGGTCAACAGCGACGAACACTGCCACCGTTCTTGCTTATTTTGGTCCTGCCGGATTAGGTTATATCCCTACAGATCCCTCAACCCTTGGCGGATGGACCGGCGGGAACGCCACAATGGTTAACAATGCCATCAATAGTGGAGCATTCATGCTTCAACATCGTGACCATGGTGGTACAAGCGGATGGGGTGAACCTGACTATGGAAATAGCGATTTAGGCGGATTGTATAACGATGATCTTGTATATGTATTCTCAATCAACTGTCTCACAGGAAAGTTTAATAATTCCTCAGAATGTTTTGCTGAAGCAATGCATCGTTATGAACATCGTGCACTTGGTATCATTGCTGCGTCAGAAACATCCTACTCCTTTGTGAATGACACATATGTCTGGGGTATGTATGACCTTATGTGGCCGCAATTCATGCCGGATTATGGCGCAAGTCCCACTAACTCTGACTGGATCTACCCCTGCATGGGTAATTCCGCAGGTAAGATTTTCCTCGAAGGTTCTAGCTGGCCATATAATACAAGCAATAAACAAATTACCTATTACCTTTTCCATCATCATGGAGACGCCTTCCTGACTGTCTATTCTGAAATACCTCAGAATCTTGCGGTTACACACGACGCAGCTATGCTGAGTGGTATGACGACATTTAATGTTTCAGCTAATCTCGGTGCTGAAATTGCTCTATCAGTTGATGATGAAATAATTGGAACAGGAATCGGCATGGGATTATCCCCGACTCCCATTTCTATCGAATCTCAACTCCCTGGAGTAAATGTTCTTGTAACTGTTGTAAAGCAAAATTACTATCGTTATGAACAGATCGTTAATGTCATTCCACCTTCCGGACCATATATAATTTATGAAAGCCACTCTATCAATGATGCAGGAGCAAATGATAATGGCGTTATTGATTACGGCGAAGATATATTACTTGGACTGACATTAAAGAATGTTGGTGTGCAAGCTGCAGATAATGTCATTGCTACCCTTTCTACCGCTGATGATTGCATCAACTTCACCGATAACTCAGAGAACTTCGGAACGATCGGTGCCGATCAATCATCAACAATGACTGATGCATATGAATTTACTGTTTCAAATAGTGTTGAAGACCAGCATTATGTCCTTCTCGACGTAAGCGTTGAAGGAGATCCCGGCGTCAAAGAAACCTGGGATACATCATTTGGTATTGTCATCAATGCCCCGCACTTTGTCGTAGGTTCACTCTCAATCAACGATTCAGGCGGCAACAACAATGGTCGTCTTGATCCTGGTGAAACCGTTACCATAACTGTCGAAGCAACCAATGACGGACATGCAATGTCGCCTGACGCAACTGGTACACTTGTCAGCAATAATGGGTATGTTGATATTACTACTGGCACCTATGATTTCGGAACCTTCAATGTTAATCAACCCAAAACAGCATTGTTTGAACTTACGGTTGATAACGACGCTCCTACCGGTGCAAGCATACCTCTTGAATTCAATGTTACGGGTGGAAACTACAGTGCTACCGAAATGTTCTATGAATATATCGGACTTTCTATTGAGGATTTCGAAACCGGTGACTTCAGTGCTTATAACTGGGTTATGGGTGGAGATGCAGACTGGACTATTGATGAGACCAATGCATATGAAGGTAACTACTGTGCACGTTCCGGTGCTATCGGCAATAATTCAGAAACTGAACTTTCATTGACAATCGACACAAATGCCGGTGACATCTCATTCTTTAGAAGAGTCTCTTCAGAAAACAATTACGACTACCTTGAATTCTATATTGACGGTGCACTACAAGGCGAGTGGGCTGGCGAAGCAAGCTGGGGAGAAGTATCTTATCCAGTCTCAGCTGGAACACATACCTTTAAGTGGGTGTATGACAAAGACTATACTCAGACAGGTGGTCAGGATTGCGCATGGATCGATTATATTACCTTCCCGCCAGTTCTTTCACCATTCCCTGTATTCTATCTCTCACCTGGCTCTCTTGATTTCGGTCAAGTTGAAGTCGGTCATGATTCTACAAGACAATTTACGATCTATAATCTTGGCAGCGGGACACTGACCGGTTACATCAGCACTCCTACATGCTATTCGGTTGCAGAAACAGGTACCACTCCCCGAAGAAACCAACTCGATTACTCGATTGGTATGGGCGGCAGCCAGACATATGACCTGACCTTCCTTCCGCAGAATGCTCAAAACTATGACGGTGAAGTAATGATACAGATCAATCCATTCTCATTTGACATTCTTGAAGTCTTCGGTACTGGTGTTCCTGAAATTGGTGTTGACGATAATACCTTCTTCGAAAGAACTGAAATTCTTGGCAGCTTCCCGAATCCTGCAAAAGGATCGGCAGTTATTCAGTATCACCTTAAAGGCAGCATCCTCAACCAAAATGCTGAGATCAAGATATACAATATCCACGGAGAGTATGTTAAAACAGTAAACGGAACCAGTGGTAAAGCGTATATAGACACTTCTGATATGGCAACAGGTATCTATTTCTACAAACTTGTGAACCAGAATCTTGATGAAGTAAAAAAGATGATACTTGTGAAATAA